Proteins co-encoded in one Mycobacterium mantenii genomic window:
- a CDS encoding pyridoxamine 5'-phosphate oxidase family protein — protein MSAIDQGVAILPVHECWELLAGVTLGRLVTYADGQPDIFPVNYVVQRRTVLFRTAEGTKLISAAINNRVLFEVDDHNVAEGWSVVIRGTARSLRTPEELEEAERAQVLPWTTSEKTHYVRIIPETITGRRFRFGSRPGDA, from the coding sequence ATGTCAGCAATCGACCAAGGAGTCGCCATCCTCCCGGTGCACGAATGCTGGGAGCTGCTCGCGGGTGTGACATTGGGGCGGCTGGTGACCTACGCTGACGGTCAGCCCGATATTTTTCCCGTCAACTACGTCGTCCAACGGCGCACGGTGCTGTTCCGCACCGCGGAGGGAACCAAGCTGATCAGTGCGGCGATCAACAATCGGGTGCTGTTCGAGGTCGATGACCACAACGTCGCCGAAGGGTGGAGTGTAGTCATCAGGGGGACGGCGCGTTCGCTGCGCACCCCCGAGGAGCTCGAGGAAGCCGAACGCGCACAGGTGTTGCCGTGGACGACGTCGGAAAAGACGCACTACGTGCGCATCATCCCGGAAACGATCACCGGCCGCCGGTTCCGGTTCGGGTCACGGCCGGGTGATGCCTGA
- a CDS encoding PAS and ANTAR domain-containing protein, whose product MKWELDGQTANVEQALAGGAAQPAGWFRFYFTDQHWEWSEQVQRMHGYEPGSITPTTELVLSHKHPDDRGHVAATIEQIVDTRQAFSTRHRIIDTRGNVRHVMVVGDQIFDDDGDVIGTHGFYIDVSPPHEQAQQDAMSVKLAEISENRAGIEQAKGMLMLIYGISDRAAFDLLRWLSQEANIKLRPLAEQIAEDFRRVRLANESQSEFDHLMLTAHQRVQPSRQTSNARLETAERFVRQSDSLKSDGSRNGQSAGADRLDC is encoded by the coding sequence ATGAAATGGGAACTCGACGGCCAAACGGCCAACGTCGAACAAGCCTTGGCCGGCGGCGCTGCGCAACCGGCGGGCTGGTTTCGGTTCTACTTCACCGACCAGCACTGGGAATGGTCCGAACAAGTGCAACGAATGCACGGGTATGAACCCGGCAGCATCACCCCGACCACCGAATTGGTGCTGTCACACAAGCATCCCGACGACCGCGGACACGTCGCGGCCACCATCGAGCAGATAGTCGATACGCGCCAGGCGTTCAGCACTCGCCATCGGATCATCGATACCCGGGGGAACGTGCGCCACGTCATGGTCGTCGGTGACCAGATCTTCGACGACGACGGCGACGTGATCGGAACGCACGGGTTTTACATCGACGTCTCGCCGCCGCACGAGCAGGCGCAGCAGGACGCGATGAGTGTGAAACTCGCTGAGATCAGCGAGAACCGTGCTGGCATCGAGCAAGCCAAAGGCATGCTCATGCTGATCTACGGTATCAGCGACCGTGCGGCCTTCGACTTGCTCAGATGGCTGTCGCAGGAAGCGAACATCAAGCTCCGGCCGCTCGCCGAGCAGATCGCCGAAGACTTCCGACGCGTCAGGTTGGCCAATGAGTCCCAGTCGGAATTCGACCACCTGATGCTGACCGCGCACCAGCGCGTTCAACCCTCCCGCCAAACGAGTAATGCGCGTCTCGAAACAGCGGAAAGGTTTGTGCGACAATCAGATTCGTTGAAATCCGACGGGTCGCGGAACGGTCAATCCGCCGGGGCCGACAGGTTGGACTGCTGA
- a CDS encoding Hsp20/alpha crystallin family protein, whose protein sequence is MLMRSDPFRELDRFAHQVLGTAARPAVMPMDAWREGENFVVEFDLPGIDANSLDIDIERNVVTVRAERPAVDPNREMLATERPRGVFSRQLVLGDNLDTEKIEASYAEGVLSLHIPVAERAKPRKITVGRGDTPRAVGEAAAQREVINA, encoded by the coding sequence CCGATTCGCCCACCAGGTCCTCGGTACCGCCGCCCGGCCGGCGGTGATGCCGATGGACGCCTGGCGCGAAGGCGAGAACTTCGTCGTCGAATTCGATCTGCCCGGCATCGATGCCAACTCACTGGACATCGACATCGAGCGCAATGTGGTGACCGTGCGCGCCGAACGACCGGCCGTCGATCCCAACCGCGAGATGCTGGCGACCGAACGGCCGCGCGGCGTGTTCAGCCGCCAGCTGGTCCTCGGCGACAACCTCGATACCGAGAAGATCGAGGCCTCCTATGCCGAAGGCGTTCTGAGCCTGCACATTCCGGTGGCCGAGCGGGCCAAGCCGCGCAAGATCACCGTCGGCCGCGGCGACACACCCCGGGCCGTCGGAGAAGCTGCCGCCCAGCGCGAGGTCATCAACGCCTGA
- the dosR gene encoding hypoxia response regulator transcription factor DosR/DevR, producing MVKVFLVDDHEVVRRGLCDLLAADPELEIVGEAGSVAEAKARIPALRPDVAVLDVRLPDGNGIELCRDLVSDHPDLRCLMLTSFTSDEAMLEAILAGASGYVVKDIKGMELAHAIKEVGAGKSLLDNRAAAALMAKLRGTAHQEDPLSRLTEQERTLLGLLGEGLTNRQIAARMFLAEKTVKNYVSRLLAKLGMERRTQAAVFASKVNQQSNLSAPAD from the coding sequence ATGGTTAAAGTGTTCCTGGTCGACGACCACGAAGTCGTCCGCCGCGGTCTCTGCGATCTTCTCGCCGCTGATCCCGAACTTGAAATCGTCGGCGAGGCCGGCTCGGTGGCGGAGGCGAAAGCGCGGATACCCGCACTGCGGCCCGACGTGGCCGTGCTTGACGTTCGCCTTCCCGACGGCAACGGAATCGAACTTTGCCGGGACCTCGTTTCCGACCATCCGGACCTGCGATGCCTGATGCTGACGTCGTTCACCTCCGACGAGGCGATGCTCGAGGCGATCCTGGCCGGCGCCAGTGGATACGTCGTCAAAGACATCAAGGGCATGGAGTTGGCCCATGCGATCAAAGAGGTGGGTGCGGGCAAGTCCTTGCTGGACAACAGGGCGGCCGCCGCGTTGATGGCCAAACTGCGCGGCACCGCTCATCAGGAAGACCCGCTGTCTCGCCTTACCGAGCAGGAACGCACGCTGCTGGGGCTGCTCGGCGAAGGGTTGACCAACCGGCAAATCGCCGCCCGGATGTTCCTTGCGGAGAAGACGGTGAAGAACTATGTATCCCGGCTGTTGGCCAAGCTGGGGATGGAACGCCGCACCCAGGCGGCGGTCTTCGCGTCGAAGGTGAATCAGCAGTCCAACCTGTCGGCCCCGGCGGATTGA
- a CDS encoding cation:proton antiporter — protein sequence MQNGVVNGFGFHTLALLAAVGMAGPVLASVPRLRIPVVVGELVAGLVIGRTGFDVVDIADPTFAVLANIGFALVMFVVGTHVPVREAAMRSAFPVALGRAVLSGGVAVALGIGLAATFGTGHPALYAVLMASSSAALALPVIDSLGLRGRQVLSVTTQIAIADTSCIVLLPLVIDIKRAPTAALGALAVAGFAAALFVVLRTVDRKGWRKRLDRYSEMHRLALELRTSLLVLFGLAALAVTTHVSIMLAGFAVGLVVGAVGEPRRLARQLFGITEGFFSPLFFVWLGASLQVRELGAHPKLILLGAGLGLGAVLAHCAGRLLRQPLTFGVLSAAQLGVPVAAATIGTQEHLLVAGEASALMFGALLTVAAASIAGTLAARGQDTAEPGEAVQTPLRHA from the coding sequence ATGCAGAATGGCGTGGTGAACGGATTCGGCTTTCACACCTTGGCGTTGCTCGCCGCTGTCGGGATGGCCGGCCCGGTCCTGGCTTCGGTCCCGCGCCTGCGGATACCGGTGGTGGTCGGTGAATTGGTCGCGGGCCTGGTGATCGGCAGGACCGGTTTCGACGTGGTCGATATCGCCGACCCGACGTTTGCGGTGCTGGCGAATATCGGCTTCGCGCTGGTGATGTTCGTGGTGGGCACCCATGTGCCGGTCCGCGAGGCCGCGATGCGCTCGGCGTTTCCGGTGGCCCTGGGGCGCGCCGTGCTCAGTGGAGGCGTCGCGGTAGCACTGGGTATCGGTCTGGCCGCGACATTCGGAACCGGCCACCCGGCGCTCTACGCGGTCCTGATGGCCTCGTCGTCGGCGGCGCTGGCGTTGCCGGTGATCGATTCGCTGGGGCTGCGGGGACGTCAGGTACTGTCCGTGACCACGCAGATCGCCATTGCGGACACTTCCTGTATTGTGCTGCTGCCGTTGGTGATTGACATCAAAAGGGCGCCGACGGCGGCGCTGGGGGCGCTGGCGGTGGCGGGTTTCGCAGCGGCGCTGTTCGTGGTGCTGCGCACCGTCGACCGCAAGGGCTGGCGCAAACGCCTGGACCGCTATTCCGAGATGCACCGGTTGGCGCTGGAGCTGCGGACCAGCCTGCTGGTGCTGTTCGGGCTGGCGGCGCTGGCCGTCACCACCCACGTGTCGATCATGCTGGCGGGTTTCGCGGTCGGCCTGGTGGTCGGGGCGGTCGGCGAACCGCGCCGGTTGGCGCGCCAACTTTTCGGCATCACCGAGGGATTCTTCAGCCCGCTGTTCTTCGTGTGGCTGGGCGCCTCGTTGCAGGTCCGCGAACTCGGCGCACACCCGAAGCTGATCCTGCTGGGCGCGGGACTGGGACTCGGTGCGGTGCTGGCGCATTGCGCCGGACGGCTGCTTCGCCAGCCGCTCACCTTCGGGGTTCTTTCGGCGGCGCAGCTCGGCGTGCCGGTGGCCGCGGCCACCATCGGCACCCAGGAACACCTCCTGGTCGCCGGAGAGGCGTCGGCGCTGATGTTCGGCGCCCTGCTGACCGTCGCGGCGGCGTCGATCGCGGGCACGCTGGCCGCGCGTGGCCAGGACACAGCCGAACCGGGCGAGGCCGTGCAGACCCCGCTACGTCATGCTTAG
- a CDS encoding alpha/beta fold hydrolase: protein MTTELASTMVAASDGVRLAVHAYTDIDPGRPTILAIHGYPDNHHVWDAVATTLGRRFNVVAYDVRGAGQSSTPATYSGYLLPQLVADVGAVIDRLGVDSVHLLAHDWGSIQAWAAVTDDSVMDRIASFTSVSGPHLNYAGRFLRSARTPRALLDVVKQIVASSYIWFFLCPGLPELAIRSGATVKVFEAVERIGGSKTGSERGAAYRSADDYLNGLNLYRANMPAPILSPPARLPQTTVPVQVLVARQDYFVSPALQRFTGSIPAGGRVVPIEGGHWVVTAHPDVIARLTGEWVDLIAHSADRRGIGQM, encoded by the coding sequence ATGACGACCGAACTCGCTTCAACCATGGTCGCCGCCTCCGACGGCGTGCGGCTGGCGGTGCACGCCTACACCGACATCGACCCCGGGCGGCCGACCATCCTGGCCATCCACGGTTACCCGGACAACCACCACGTGTGGGACGCGGTGGCAACGACATTGGGCCGCCGCTTCAATGTCGTGGCGTACGATGTGCGCGGCGCCGGCCAATCCTCAACGCCGGCAACCTATTCGGGGTATCTGCTGCCGCAGCTGGTCGCTGACGTCGGCGCGGTGATCGACCGCCTGGGCGTGGACTCGGTACACTTGCTGGCCCACGATTGGGGATCGATCCAGGCCTGGGCGGCGGTCACCGACGACTCGGTGATGGACAGGATCGCCTCGTTCACGTCGGTCTCCGGTCCCCATCTGAACTATGCGGGCAGGTTCCTGCGGTCAGCGCGCACGCCGCGCGCGCTCCTCGACGTGGTCAAACAAATCGTGGCCTCGTCCTACATCTGGTTTTTCCTGTGCCCGGGGCTGCCCGAACTCGCGATCCGGTCCGGGGCGACGGTGAAAGTCTTTGAAGCGGTTGAGCGTATCGGCGGATCGAAGACCGGCAGCGAGCGCGGTGCGGCGTACCGCTCGGCAGACGACTACCTCAACGGGCTCAACCTGTACCGCGCGAACATGCCGGCACCGATCCTGTCACCCCCGGCGCGGCTGCCACAGACCACCGTTCCGGTGCAGGTACTGGTCGCCCGCCAGGACTATTTCGTATCGCCCGCGCTGCAACGGTTTACCGGCTCCATCCCAGCCGGCGGCAGGGTCGTCCCGATCGAGGGCGGCCACTGGGTGGTCACCGCGCACCCCGACGTCATCGCCCGGCTCACCGGCGAGTGGGTCGACCTGATCGCGCATTCCGCCGATCGTCGCGGCATCGGCCAGATGTGA
- a CDS encoding PDR/VanB family oxidoreductase, translating into MIVAQTIWESIPADLYGRRKRDRMYTALYGVGALFGGMASASRWTSSRVASVRRTTTALVTQRELVAPDVVALTLADPAGGLLPSWTPGAHIDVRLPSGRRRQYSLCGSPGRRTDYRIAVRRIADGGGGSIEMHETFAVGDRFEFEGPRNAFYLVTDEREVLFVIGGIGVTPILPMMQAAQQRGIDWRAVYAGRSRDDMPLLDEVVAVAPDRVTVWADDERGRFPTAADLLADAGPTTAVYVCGPTAMLESVRTARDEHANAPLHYERFGPPPVVDGVPFELELARSQRVLSVPENRSALDVMLDRDPTTAYSCQQGFCGTCKVKVLGGQVDRRGRAAEGDDEMLVCVSRAKNGRVVIDA; encoded by the coding sequence ATGATTGTGGCACAGACTATTTGGGAGAGCATTCCAGCCGACCTCTACGGCCGTCGCAAACGCGACCGCATGTACACCGCCTTGTACGGGGTCGGTGCGCTGTTCGGCGGCATGGCGTCGGCGTCCCGGTGGACGTCGTCACGCGTGGCGTCCGTGCGGCGCACCACCACCGCGTTGGTCACCCAACGCGAGCTGGTGGCGCCCGATGTGGTCGCGTTGACGCTGGCTGACCCGGCTGGTGGATTGTTGCCGTCCTGGACACCGGGCGCGCACATCGACGTTCGGCTGCCGTCGGGTCGCCGCCGGCAGTACTCGCTGTGCGGTTCGCCCGGCCGGCGCACCGACTATCGCATCGCGGTGCGCCGCATCGCCGACGGCGGCGGTGGTTCGATCGAGATGCACGAGACCTTCGCGGTGGGGGACAGATTCGAATTCGAAGGGCCGCGCAACGCGTTCTATCTCGTCACCGACGAACGCGAGGTGCTGTTCGTGATCGGCGGCATCGGGGTGACGCCCATCCTGCCCATGATGCAGGCGGCCCAACAGCGCGGAATCGATTGGCGCGCCGTCTATGCCGGCCGTAGCCGGGATGACATGCCGTTGCTGGACGAGGTGGTGGCGGTGGCCCCCGACCGGGTCACCGTGTGGGCCGACGACGAGCGCGGCCGATTCCCCACTGCGGCGGACCTGCTCGCCGACGCCGGGCCGACGACGGCCGTCTACGTGTGTGGCCCCACCGCCATGCTGGAATCGGTGCGCACCGCGCGTGACGAACATGCGAACGCGCCACTGCACTATGAGCGTTTCGGCCCGCCTCCGGTGGTCGATGGTGTTCCCTTCGAACTGGAACTGGCCCGCTCCCAACGGGTGCTCAGCGTCCCGGAAAACCGGTCGGCCCTGGACGTGATGCTCGATCGCGACCCGACCACCGCCTACTCCTGCCAGCAGGGGTTCTGCGGCACCTGCAAGGTGAAAGTGCTTGGCGGGCAGGTCGATCGGCGCGGACGCGCCGCAGAGGGCGACGACGAGATGCTGGTCTGCGTTTCCCGGGCGAAAAACGGCCGCGTGGTGATCGACGCCTGA
- a CDS encoding metal-dependent hydrolase: protein MFTVDDKATGPHDASLDHERIVLQARDVDFDWSTLPFYYVPNEPFTTHFCNVLHLLLPAGEEFIVDAFKDTLPLIKDDQLRRDVQGFISQEAMHSQAHAGVLGHFAAKGIDVTPFTDQMRWLFTQLIGDRPRWSRRRRQSWLLERVSMVAALEHYTAILGEWILDTPQHDAMGTDPMMLDLLRWHGAEEVEHKAVAFDTMKHLRAGYWRQVRTQLLITPALLWLFVRGVRFMYSVDPYLPPGTKPRWLDYFRAARRGLVPGPFQFLRVIGAYYTPSFHPSQLGGVGRAVDYLARSPAARASH, encoded by the coding sequence ATGTTCACCGTCGACGACAAGGCAACGGGCCCGCATGACGCCTCGCTCGACCACGAGCGGATCGTCCTGCAAGCGCGTGACGTCGACTTCGACTGGTCGACGCTGCCGTTCTACTACGTGCCCAACGAACCCTTCACCACCCACTTCTGCAACGTGCTGCACCTGTTGCTGCCGGCGGGTGAGGAGTTCATCGTCGACGCCTTCAAGGACACCTTGCCGCTGATCAAAGACGATCAACTGCGGCGCGATGTGCAGGGATTCATCAGCCAGGAGGCCATGCATTCCCAGGCGCACGCGGGGGTGCTGGGGCACTTCGCGGCCAAAGGCATCGACGTGACGCCGTTCACCGACCAGATGCGTTGGCTATTCACCCAACTCATCGGTGACCGGCCGCGGTGGAGCCGGCGCCGGCGGCAGAGCTGGTTGCTCGAGCGGGTGTCGATGGTCGCCGCGCTGGAGCACTACACCGCCATCCTGGGCGAATGGATTCTCGACACCCCGCAGCACGACGCCATGGGCACCGACCCGATGATGCTGGACCTGTTGCGCTGGCACGGCGCCGAGGAAGTCGAGCACAAAGCGGTCGCCTTCGACACCATGAAGCACCTGCGGGCCGGGTATTGGCGGCAGGTGCGCACCCAGCTGCTGATCACGCCGGCCCTACTGTGGTTGTTCGTCCGCGGCGTGCGGTTCATGTACTCCGTCGACCCCTACCTGCCGCCCGGCACCAAGCCGCGCTGGCTGGACTACTTCCGCGCGGCGCGACGGGGTTTGGTGCCCGGGCCGTTCCAGTTCCTCCGGGTCATCGGCGCCTACTACACGCCGAGTTTCCACCCGTCCCAGCTGGGCGGGGTGGGACGCGCGGTCGACTACCTGGCCCGCTCACCCGCCGCCCGCGCGTCGCACTGA